One genomic region from Eremothecium gossypii ATCC 10895 chromosome I, complete sequence encodes:
- the RRF1 gene encoding Rrf1p (Syntenic homolog of Saccharomyces cerevisiae YHR038W (RRF1)), whose product MFLLNASRLGAGSRLFSSAGVQFAKKRGQAAKEAVEVDLVDVGDYVKKATERFQHTVELHKKRLGQMKAGKPDATMFDGLAVGNEKQKFTELAATSVKGKNMLIVTVFDPKDTKRVASAIVGAGLNVTTERVLENQQQLKISLPPVTTETRERLCRDMKKVFEEYKNSANRHSLGHVRSEVLKELKKLDKKNDSVRKVIQEIENLHKEYTAMLQEQLKHAEKNAMR is encoded by the coding sequence ATGTTCTTACTGAACGCTAGCCGCCTGGGCGCGGGGAGCAGACTGTTCAGTAGCGCTGGTGTCCAGTTTGCCAAAAAGCGTGGGCAGGCAGCGAAAGAGGCAGTGGAGGTGGACCTCGTAGATGTAGGCGACTATGTGAAGAAGGCCACGGAGCGCTTCCAGCATACGGTAGAGCTACATAAGAAGCGGCTAGGGCAGATGAAGGCCGGGAAGCCGGACGCCACGATGTTTGACGGGCTGGCGGTCGGGAACGAGAAGCAGAAGTTCACGGAGTTGGCGGCGACGTCCGTGAAGGGTAAGAACATGCTGATCGTGACGGTGTTCGACCCCAAGGACACCAAGCGGGTGGCCAGCGCGATTGTGGGCGCAGGCCTGAACGTGACCACGGAGCGGGTGCTCGAGaaccagcagcagctgaaGATCAGCCTGCCGCCGGTGACGACGGAGACGCGGGAGCGCCTGTGCCGGGATATGAAAAAGGTGTTCGAGGAATACAAGAACTCTGCCAACCGGCACTCGCTGGGGCATGTGCGCTCGGAGGTGCTGAAAGAGCTGAAGAAGCTAGATAAGAAGAACGACTCGGTGAGAAAGGTGATTCAAGAGATTGAAAACCTGCATAAGGAGTACACGGCCATGttgcaggagcagctgaAGCACGCGGAAAAAAACGCTATGAGATGA
- the PUT2 gene encoding 1-pyrroline-5-carboxylate dehydrogenase (Syntenic homolog of Saccharomyces cerevisiae YHR037W (PUT2)), which yields MLSRSRLLGYSARTIAQLSRPGCPRISNEAVKPFSKRDTLDWDLLRASLSKFNNSSLDVPLVINGERIYFNDAGKRELFKQVNPARHTQVLAHVTQASREDVRAAVRAAQDAKQKWYETPFYDRAAVFLKAADLVATKYRYDMLAATMLGQGKNVQQAEIDCITELADFFRFNVKYAEELYQQQPAESSPGVWNRSEYRPLEGFVYAVSPFNFTAIAGNLVGAPALMGNTVVWKPSQNAALSNYLLLTVLEEAGLPRGVINFVPGNPVDVTEEVLADKALGGLHFTGSTAVFKQLYGKIQQGVVSGLYRDYPRIVGETGGKNFHLVHPSANLPHAVLSTLRGAFEFQGQKCSAASRLYLPQSKADAFLADLAGTLAAIKPANTSASSINGGDLHAFMGPVIHEQSFDKLAAAIERARTDPELEILYGGDHSKSQGYFVGPTVVRTSNPRHDFMTAEFFGPILTVYEYPDAQFDQVCDLIDSTSAYGLTGAVFARDRDAIAAADRRLKYAAGNFYINDKATGAVVAQQWFGGARMSGTNDKAGSPNVLSRFVSVRSVKENFYELTDFKYPSNYE from the coding sequence ATGCTGTCTAGATCGAGGCTATTAGGCTACTCGGCCAGGACCATCGCGCAGTTGTCGCGGCCAGGATGCCCCCGGATAAGCAACGAGGCCGTCAAGCCGTTCAGCAAGCGGGACACGCTGGACTGGGACCTGTTGCGGGCGTCGCTGTCCAAGTTCAACAACTCGTCGCTCGACGTGCCGCTCGTGATAAACGGCGAACGGATATACTTCAACGACGCCGGCAAGCGTGAGCTGTTTAAGCAGGTGAACCCGGCGCGGCACACGCAGGTGCTGGCGCACGTGACGCAGGCCTCGAGGGAGGACGTGCGCGCGGCCGTGCGGGCCGCGCAAGACGCCAAGCAGAAGTGGTACGAGACGCCGTTCTACGACCGCGCAGCGGTGTTCCTCAAGGCCGCGGACCTGGTGGCCACGAAGTACCGGTACGACATGCTCGCGGCAACCATGCTCGGTCAGGGGAAAAACGTGCAGCAAGCGGAGATCGACTGCATCACGGAGCTGGCGGACTTCTTCCGCTTCAACGTCAAGTACGCGGAGGAGCTgtaccagcagcagcccgcAGAATCGAGCCCGGGCGTGTGGAACCGCTCCGAGTACCGGCCACTGGAGGGCTTTGTGTATGCGGTATCGCCGTTCAACTTCACCGCAATCGCAGGCAACCTGGTGGGTGCCCCCGCCCTCATGGGGAACACGGTGGTGTGGAAGCCGTCGCAGAACGCCGCGCTCTCGAACTACCTGCTGCTCAcggtgctggaggaggcCGGCCTGCCCCGCGGCGTGATCAACTTCGTCCCCGGCAACCCCGTCGACGTCACCGAGGAGGTGCTCGCGGATAAGGCCCTCGGCGGGCTGCACTTCACCGGCTCCACGGCCGTCTTCAAGCAGCTCTACGGCAAGATCCAGCAAGGCGTCGTCAGCGGGCTGTACCGCGACTACCCCCGCATCGTCGGCGAGACCGGCGGCAAGAACTTCCACCTCGTGCATCCGAGCGCAAACCTGCCCCACGCCGTGCTCTCGACGCTGCGCGGCGCCTTCGAGTTCCAGGGCCAGAAGTGCTCCGCCGCGTCGCGCCTGTACCTCCCCCAGTCGAAGGCCGACGCGTTCCTCGCAGACCTCGCCGGCACGCTCGCCGCCATCAAGCCCGCCAACACCTCCGCGTCCAGCATCAACGGCGGGGACCTCCACGCCTTCATGGGCCCCGTGATCCACGAGCAGAGCTTCGACAagctcgccgccgccatcgagcgcgcgcgcacCGACCCCGAGCTCGAGATCCTCTACGGCGGCGACCACAGCAAGAGCCAGGGCTACTTCGTCGGCCCCACCGTCGTCCGCACCTCCAACCCCCGCCACGACTTCATGACCGCCGAGTTCTTCGGCCCCATCCTGACCGTCTACGAGTACCCGGACGCCCAGTTCGACCAGGTCTGCGACCTCATCGACTCCACCTCCGCCTACGGCCTCACGGGCGCCGTCTTCGCGCGCGACCGAGACGCcatcgccgccgccgaccGCCGCCTCAAGTACGCCGCAGGCAACTTCTACATCAACGACAAGGCCACCGGCGCCGTCGTCGCCCAGCAGTGGTTCGGCGGCGCCCGCATGAGCGGCACCAACGACAAGGCCGGCTCCCCGAACGTGCTCTCGCGCTTCGTCAGCGTCCGCAGCGTCAAGGAGAACTTCTACGAGCTCACCGACTTTAAGTATCCCTCCAACTACGAGTAG
- the VMA10 gene encoding H(+)-transporting V1 sector ATPase subunit G (Syntenic homolog of Saccharomyces cerevisiae YHR039C-A (VMA10); 1-intron): MSQSNGIATLLKAEKEAHEIVASARRYRQERLKQAKLDALQEINEYRRRKEQELREYEAANAGGAEELERDAEQRAQKELDEIRRVAGAKRDAVVELLIDAVTKPQHELHVNAG; this comes from the exons ATG TCGCAGTCGAATGGGATCGCAACGTTGTTAAAGGCCGAGAAGGAGGCGCACGAGATCGTGGCCTCCGCACGCCGGTACCGCCAAGAGCGGCTCAAGCAGGCCAAGCTGGACGCGCTGCAGGAAATCAACGAGTATCGGCGGCGCAAGGAGCAGGAGCTCCGCGAGTACGAGGCAGCCAacgctggcggcgcggaggagctggagcgtgacgccgagcagcgcgcgcagaaggagctggacgagaTCCGCCGCGTGGCAGGAGCGAAGCGCGACGCCGtggtggagctgctgaTCGACGCCGTCACAAAGCCGCAGCACGAGCTGCACGTCAATGCGGGGTAG
- a CDS encoding alpha-keto acid decarboxylase family protein (Non-syntenic homolog of Saccharomyces cerevisiae YGR087C (PDC6) and YLR134W (PDC5)): protein MSEITLGRYLFERLKQVEVRTIFGVPGDFNLSLLDKVYEVDGMRWAGNANELNASYAADGYARVKKISCLVTTFGVGELSALNGIAGSYAEHVGVLHVVGVPSTSAQAKQLLLHHTLGNGDFTVFHRMSANISDTTAVITDISSAPAEIDRCIRACYVHQRPVYLGLPANMVDLTVPASLLNTEIDLSLKPNDPEAEEEVVSTVLELVANAKHPVILSDACASRHDVKQETKQLIDVTQFPAFVTPMGKGSIDEQHPRFGGVYVGTLSAPDVKEAVESADLILSVGALLSDFNTGSFSYSYKTKNIVEFHSDHTKIRSATFPGIKMKTVLQNLVKRIGEAAKGYQPSPVPTYAAPNEDADPKTPLKQEWLWNQVSSFLKEGDIVITETGTAAFGINQTRFPSSTIGISQVLWGSIGFTTGACLGAAFAAEEIDPNKRVILFIGDGSLQLTVQEISTMVRWGLKPYLFVLNNDGYTIERLIHGETAQYNCIQPWKHLDLLPTFGAKDYETHRVATTGEWRALTEKQEFNKNSSIRMIEIMLDVMDAPSSLIKQAKLTAATNAQP from the coding sequence ATGTCAGAAATTACCCTAGGTCGCTACTTATTCGAGAGGTTGAAGCAGGTAGAAGTGAGAACCATCTTCGGGGTTCCCGGAGACTTCAACTTGAGCTTGCTAGACAAGGTGTACGAGGTGGACGGGATGCGCTGGGCGGGCAACGCCAACGAGTTGAATGCGTCGTACGCGGCGGACGGCTACGCGCGGGTCAAGAAGATCTCCTGTCTCGTGACGACGTTCGGGGTGGGCGAGTTGTCTGCACTCAACGGCATTGCGGGGTCATACGCAGAGCACGTGGGGGTTTTGCATGTGGTTGGGGTGCCATCGACCTCTGCGCAGGCGAAGCAGCTCCTCTTGCACCACACGTTGGGTAACGGTGACTTCACGGTGTTCCACCGGATGTCGGCAAACATTTCCGATACGACCGCCGTGATCACCGACATTTCCTCTGCGCCGGCGGAAATCGACCGGTGCATCCGGGCGTGCTACGTCCACCAGAGGCCGGTGTACTTGGGGTTGCCCGCCAACATGGTGGACCTAACAGTGCCTGCGTCTCTCTTAAACACGGAGATCGACTTGTCTCTCAAGCCCAATGACCCCGAGGCAGAAGAGGAAGTCGTGTCGACCGTGCTCGAGCTTGTTGCAAACGCTAAGCACCCGGTGATTTTGTCGGACGCCTGTGCCTCCAGACACGATGTCAAGCAGGAGACAAAGCAACTCATCGACGTGACCCAATTCCCAGCCTTTGTCACGCCAATGGGCAAGGGTTCCATCGATGAGCAGCATCCAAGATTTGGAGGTGTTTATGTTGGTACCTTGTCTGCGCCAGATGTGAAGGAGGCTGTCGAATCTGCCGACTTGATATTGTCGGTGGGTGCCTTGCTGTCGGACTTCAACACTGGTTCTTTCTCGTACTCCTACAAGACGAAGAACATTGTGGAGTTCCATTCTGACCACACTAAGATCAGAAGTGCTACTTTCCCAGGTATCAAGATGAAGACGGTGCTACAGAACTTGGTTAAGCGGATCGGTGAGGCCGCAAAGGGCTACCAGCCCAGCCCAGTTCCAACTTACGCAGCACCAAACGAGGACGCTGATCCTAAGACACCACTCAAGCAAGAGTGGCTCTGGAACCAGGTCAGCAGTTTCTTGAAGGAGGGTGATATTGTCATCACCGAAACAGGTACTGCTGCTTTCGGTATCAATCAAACACGTTTCCCTAGCTCGACAATCGGTATTTCCCAGGTCTTGTGGGGTTCGATTGGTTTCACTACGGGCGCCTGTCTCGGCGCTGCCTTCGCGGCTGAAGAGATCGACCCTAATAAGAGGGTAATCTTATTCATTGGCGATGGCTCCTTGCAACTAACCGTTCAGGAAATTTCAACCATGGTTAGATGGGGGTTGAAGCCTTATTTGTTTGTCTTGAACAACGATGGGTATACCATCGAGAGGTTGATTCACGGAGAGACTGCTCAATACAACTGTATCCAACCATGGAAGCACTTGGATTTGTTGCCTACATTTGGAGCTAAGGATTACGAAACGCACAGGGTGGCTACTACTGGTGAGTGGAGGGCCTTGACTGAAAAGCAGGAGTTCAACAAGAATTCCTCGATCAGAATGATTGAAATCATGTTGGATGTTATGGATGCACCAAGTTCCTTGATTAAGCAGGCGAAATTGACGGCTGCCACGAACGCCCAACCTTAA
- the SSD1 gene encoding mRNA-binding translational repressor SSD1 (Syntenic homolog of Saccharomyces cerevisiae YDR293C (SSD1)), which yields MSGGGQKHEDGGSKYVTTSGGKNNPKQIHIAHRKSPSELTNLMIEQFTLQRQLELVQVQQQQLLAQQQQLAQQAGQYLNAGGLGNAGGGATLPFLPQPPQPQYNSSPSGGNKSRSHSRNNSGYYNSGDFGGGAHRRTGSQSSVYGHARRHSLGLNEAKKAAAEEQAKRAGNGAGNISIKIDVPSEVDPASPGVTESISSFKFPPTPLENTKGHRRVNSNMSPNRAFQFPARPSNKENQDDFVQVGNSHRRTNSRGHDLSGINSNWRAQQGQQQQPAPFHKQTFSNQGFGALEPPPVFQPGHRSRGSNASAHSFSSNSGGNNSNGRKSLFAPYLPQANIPQLIEEGRLVAGVLRVNKKNRSDAWVSTDGVLDADIFICGSKDRNRALEGDLVAVELLMVDDVWESKKEKEEKKRRKDASTQHDLILESKDDYHNDASSSIVTASASSTASQGTSASSDKNEDGSNSGSGSIKRRGSLKQRPTQKKNDDVEVEGQSLLLVEEEEINDEYRPLYAGHVVAVLDRIPGQLFSGTLGLLRPSQQANNSDKPQKPKIVWFKPTDKKVPLIAIPIEQAPKDFVENADKYLDKMFVASIKRWPITSLHPFGTLVSQLGEINDPSSEIDAILRDNNFLLDEYLDPHDRTRERDTFKPVEVPLSELAQRKFYDGAIAISENGILSDLAIHVSHLPNGSIELGCHVVDATAHIEEGSSLDRRARKRSSAVFMPQKTLYLLPEALNKFLTLEPGKRTCTISVVYTLAPETLAVTSCWVGETSVSPKAVLTFDEISDVLGKGTGHENTFVETVSAVAASFYRERLGMKNSVPNLLKTKLALLDSLDDEKVKVDINILDKSPAAYVIGEIEHKVNSTIAERTYVKLGSSAFLRRQPQPISTKLQLFKKKIQKFGFEIDITTPESLLSSILAIEDPTVRLGVELLLFKTVNRARYFVAGKVEPDQYGHFSLNLHLYTHFTSPLRRYADHVVHRQLKSILRGTEYRQDVDSLKITSEYCNFKKDCASHAQEQAVHLLLCKSINDMGNATGQLLTMATVLQVYESSFDVFIPELGIEKRVHGDQLPLIKAEYDSSNRVLDLYWQKGVDSATFVPVDEKNPNSYRNSIRNKFSSSSKEIASVQLSARDSHERLIKSDDLATEFDKLHIKPPQLYIPAAEATADPLAAYLNDVITRVEGDNYIQEIHELKKVPILLRAEIGMALPCLTVRALNPFTSRD from the coding sequence ATGAGCGGCGGAGGCCAGAAGCACGAAGATGGGGGCAGCAAGTACGTTACCACTAGCGGTGGgaagaacaacccgaagCAGATTCACATTGCACACCGGAAGTCTCCGTCAGAGCTGACAAATCTGATGATCGAGCAGTTCACACTGCAGAGGCAACTGGAGCTCGTgcaggtgcagcagcagcagctgctggcgcagcagcagcagctggcgcagcaggcggGCCAGTACCTGAACGCGGGCGGGCTGGGAAACGCGGGGGGCGGCGCGACGCTGCCGTTTCTGCCGCAGCCCCCGCAGCCGCAGTACAACAGCTCGCCGAGCGGCGGGAACAAGAGCCGGTCGCACTCGCGGAACAACTCGGGGTACTACAATAGCGGGGATTTCGGGGGCGGCGCGCACCGGCGGACGGGGTCGCAGTCGAGCGTGTACGGCCACGCGCGGCGGCACTCGCTGGGGCTGAACGAGGCGAAgaaggcggcggcggaggagcAGGCGAAGCGGGCGGGGAACGGAGCGGGCAACATTTCGATCAAGATAGATGTCCCATCAGAAGTTGACCCTGCGTCGCCTGGCGTGACGGAAAGCATTTCTTCGTTCAAGTTTCCCCCCACACCACTCGAAAACACGAAGGGCCACCGCCGCGTAAACTCCAACATGTCGCCGAACCGCGCGTTCCAGTTCCCGGCGCGGCCGTCGAACAAGGAGAACCAGGACGACTTTGTGCAGGTTGGGAATTCGCACCGCCGGACGAATTCGCGGGGCCACGACCTCTCGGGGATCAACTCGAACTGGCGGGCGCAGCAGggccagcagcagcagcccgcGCCGTTCCACAAGCAGACTTTCTCGAACCAGGGCTTTGGCGCGCTGGAGCCGCCGCCGGTGTTCCAGCCAGGGCATCGTTCGCGCGGCTCCAACGCGTCCGCGCACAGCTTTTCCTCCAACTCCGGGGGCAACAACTCGAACGGGCGAAAGTCGCTGTTTGCGCCCTACTTGCCGCAGGCCAACATACCGCAGCTCATTGAAGAGGGCAGGTTGGTGGCCGGCGTGCTGCGCGTCAACAAAAAGAACCGCTCCGATGCGTGGGTGTCGACAGACGGGGTTCTGGACGCTGATATATTCATCTGCGGGTCCAAGGATCGGAACAGAGCCTTGGAGGGCGACCTTGTTGCGGTCGAGCTGTTGATGGTGGACGACGTGTGGGAAtccaagaaggagaaggaggagaagaagcGTAGAAAGGATGCCTCCACGCAGCATGACTTAATCCTAGAGTCGAAAGACGACTATCACAACGACGCATCTTCTAGCATCGTCACAGCGAGCGCTTCCTCGACTGCATCGCAAGGCACGTCAGCGTCTTCGGACAAGAATGAAGACGGCAGCAACAGTGGCTCCGGCTCCATTAAAAGGAGGGGTTCCTTGAAGCAGCGTCCGACTCAGAAGAAGAACGACGATGTGGAAGTCGAGGGGCAGTCTCTGTTGTTGGTCGAAGAGGAGGAGATCAATGACGAATACAGACCCTTATATGCGGGACACGTTGTTGCGGTCTTGGACCGTATTCCGGGCCAGCTATTTAGCGGTACCCTTGGTCTGTTGAGACCATCTCAGCAGGCGAACAACTCTGATAAGCCACAGAAGCCGAAGATTGTTTGGTTTAAACCAACCGACAAGAAGGTCCCACTAATTGCTATTCCAATCGAACAGGCGCCCAAGGATTTTGTTGAAAACGCAGACAAGTATTTGGACAAGATGTTTGTAGCATCGATCAAGCGGTGGCCGATCACCTCTTTGCATCCCTTCGGTACCCTTGTGTCCCAGCTTGGCGAGATCAATGATCCTTCTTCCGAAATTGATGCCATATTAAGAGATAACAACTTTTTATTGGACGAATATCTTGATCCCCACGATCGTACTAGAGAGAGAGACACGTTCAAGCCAGTGGAGGTACCCCTCAGCGAATTGGCACAGCGCAAATTTTACGATGGCGCGATAGCCATTTCGGAGAACGGCATTCTCTCAGACCTCGCCATTCATGTCTCTCACTTACCCAACGGAAGCATTGAATTAGGTTGTCATGTTGTTGACGCCACTGCACACATTGAGGAAGGGTCCTCTTTGGATAGAAGAGCAAGGAAGAGGTCCTCTGCTGTATTCATGCCCCAGAAGACATTGTATCTACTGCCAGAGGCATTGAACAAATTCCTCACTTTAGAACCTGGGAAGAGGACCTGCACCATTTCGGTTGTCTACACCTTAGCACCGGAAACCCTCGCGGTTACCTCATGCTGGGTCGGCGAAACGAGTGTTTCTCCAAAGGCGGTACTGACATTTGATGAAATAAGTGACGTTCTGGGTAAAGGCACCGGACATGAGAATACTTTTGTGGAGACCGTCAGCGCAGTGGCCGCGTCTTTCTACCGCGAGCGTCTTGGAATGAAAAACAGTGTTCCTAATCTTCTAAAAACCAAGTTGGCCCTGTTGGATTCGCTAGATGACGAGAAGGTCAAGGTGGATATTAATATACTGGATAAGTCGCCTGCTGCCTATGTTATTGGGGAAATTGAGCATAAGGTAAACAGCACTATTGCAGAAAGAACATATGTTAAGTTGGGCTCGTCTGCATTCCTACGGAGGCAGCCGCAGCCAATTTCAACCAAGTTGCAGCTCTTCAAGAAAAAGATCCAGAAGTTTGGGTTTGAGATTGATATTACCACGCCTGAGTCGCTATTAAGCTCGATCCTTGCCATCGAAGACCCAACCGTCCGCCTAGGGGTTGAATTGCTACTCTTTAAAACTGTGAACCGTGCGAGGTACTTTGTAGCAGGGAAGGTGGAACCAGACCAGTATGGGCACTTTTCTCTAAATCTGCATCTATACACCCACTTCACCTCTCCTCTACGGCGTTATGCAGACCATGTGGTTCATAGACAGCTGAAATCAATACTCCGGGGTACGGAGTATAGACAAGATGTTGACTCCTTGAAAATCACTTCGGAGTACTGTAACTTCAAAAAGGACTGTGCAAGCCATGCCCAGGAACAAGCGGTGCACCTATTGCTATGCAAGTCGATCAATGATATGGGTAATGCTACAGGCCAGCTTCTAACAATGGCAACAGTGTTGCAGGTCTACGAGTCTTCGTTTGATGTGTTTATTCCCGAGCTGGGCATTGAAAAGAGAGTTCACGGCGACCAACTGCCATTGATTAAGGCAGAATATGATAGCAGCAACCGGGTATTGGACCTCTACTGGCAAAAGGGCGTTGATAGTGCAACGTTCGTTCCTGTGGACGAAAAAAATCCAAACTCTTACAGAAACTCTATTAGAAATAAGTTCAGTTCTAGCAGTAAAGAAATTGCTTCGGTGCAATTGAGTGCAAGAGACTCCCATGAGCGCCTCATCAAGAGCGATGATCTGGCCACCGAATTTGACAAGCTGCACATTAAGCCTCCACAATTGTATATCCCTGCAGCGGAAGCTACTGCGGATCCTTTGGCTGCATATTTGAACGATGTGATCACCAGAGTAGAGGGTGACAACTACATCCAGGAAATACATGAGCTAAAGAAAGTTCCAATTTTGTTGAGAGCTGAAATTGGCATGGCTTTGCCGTGCTTGACTGTGCGTGCATTAAACCCCTTCACGAGTCGGGACTAA
- the MSC7 gene encoding meiotic recombination directing protein (Syntenic homolog of Saccharomyces cerevisiae YHR039C (MSC7)), which produces MSQIYLNSSMLVQLNATVQEFISDWLEHYSIHQQTLNPTQRILQFGTTTTVVLLGFLYLMGKWFLGPGNGGKPVPFELAVPEAAQKHWKGKRLFSASVYDPQQPGMIQNYCPATGQFLGSFRSMSKEDIDERFAAAAKAQVSWAKTSFAQRRQVLKTMQKFVLENQEMLARVACRDSGKTMLDASLGEIMVTMEKLQWMIKHGERTLRPSKRAGPANFFMKLYKGGEVRYEPLGVVGAVVSWNYSFHNTLGPIIASTFAGNGVVIKCSEQVVWSSEFFVKLARESLKVCGHDPELVQLCYCFPPSETDDTANYFTSHPSLRHLTFIGSKPVAHHVLACAAKSLTPVVVELGGKDALVVLDSAKDLESLSSIIMRGTFQSAGQNCIGIERVIVCQKNYDALVKILEHRISELRVGADIDNLEDVDVGAMISDNRFDYMEELIQDAVSQGARLLHGGSRYTHPKYPQGHYFQPTLLVDVTTDMRISQNEVFGPVLTVMKAKDIEDCIRIANDTPFGLGGSVFGKNRKDCNYVANHMNVGNVAINDFATYYVCQLPFGGIGSSGYGRFGGEEGLLGLCNSKSICYDKVSWISTFIPPPVDYPIKSSAGAWNFARAFITGAYTNSLWQRAKSILELAKGGR; this is translated from the coding sequence ATGTCTCAAATCTATCTGAATTCGTCGATGCTCGTCCAGTTAAACGCAACCGTGCAGGAGTTTATATCTGACTGGCTGGAGCATTACAGCATCCACCAACAGACTTTGAATCCGACCCAGAGGATCCTACAGTTTGGGACCACGACAACAGTAGTACTATTAGGATTCCTGTACTTGATGGGCAAATGGTTCCTGGGACCTGGAAATGGCGGCAAGCCAGTGCCGTTCGAACTAGCGGTGCCGGAGGCGGCGCAGAAGCACTGGAAGGGCAAGAGACTGTTCTCCGCTTCCGTGTACGACCCGCAGCAGCCGGGCATGATCCAGAACTACTGCCCGGCGACGGGACAGTTTCTGGGCTCGTTCCGGTCGATGAGCAAAGAGGATATCGATGAGCGCTTTGCCGCTGCCGCTAAGGCGCAGGTCAGCTGGGCCAAGACGTCCTTTGCTCAGCGGAGGCAGGTGCTGAAGACAATGCAGAAGTTTGTGCTGGAGAACCAGGAGATGCTTGCGCGAGTGGCATGCAGGGACTCGGGCAAAACCATGCTCGACGCGTCTCTGGGAGAGATCATGGTCACTATGGAGAAGCTACAATGGATGATCAAGCACGGGGAGAGGACGCTGCGCCCATCTAAGCGCGCAGGGCCTGCCAATTTCTTCATGAAACTGTACAAGGGCGGAGAGGTGCGCTACGAGCCCCTGGGCGTCGTCGGCGCGGTTGTCTCGTGGAACTACTCGTTCCACAACACGCTCGGGCCCATCATTGCTTCTACGTTTGCAGGAAATGGTGTTGTCATAAAGTGCTCTGAACAGGTTGTGTGGTCTAGTGAGTTCTTTGTTAAACTCGCGAGAGAATCTCTGAAAGTATGTGGGCACGACCCTGAACTGGTACAGCTATGTTACTGCTTCCCGCCATCGGAAACAGACGACACGGCCAACTACTTTACGTCGCATCCAAGTTTGAGACATCTGACGTTCATCGGGAGCAAGCCAGTCGCGCATCATGTGCTCGCCTGTGCTGCGAAGAGCCTAACACCAGTGGTGGTAGAGCTTGGGGGCAAGGACGCACTCGTTGTGCTGGATTCGGCAAAGGATCTCGAGTCACTATCCTCGATAATCATGCGTGGAACATTCCAATCTGCAGGCCAAAACTGTATCGGCATAGAACGGGTAATTGTCTGCCAAAAGAACTATGATGCCCTTGTGAAGATCTTGGAACACCGTATATCGGAGCTGCGTGTAGGAGCTGATATTGATAACTTGGAGGACGTTGACGTAGGAGCGATGATTAGCGATAACAGATTTGATTACATGGAAGAGCTGATTCAGGATGCTGTCAGCCAGGGCGCCCGTCTCTTGcacggcggcagcaggtACACCCATCCAAAATACCCACAGGGGCACTACTTCCAACCTACTCTGCTTGTTGATGTGACCACAGACATGCGCATCTCACAGAACGAGGTCTTCGGCCCGGTTCTAACAGTCATGAAAGCAAAGGACATCGAGGACTGCATCCGCATTGCCAACGATACGCCTTTCGGTCTTGGCGGGTCGGTCTTCGGAAAAAACCGCAAGGACTGTAACTACGTTGCCAACCACATGAATGTGGGAAATGTGGCGATCAACGACTTTGCTACATACTATGTTTGTCAGCTTCCCTTTGGCGGAATTGGCTCCTCTGGTTATGGAAGATTTGGCGGCGAAGAAGGTTTGTTAGGGTTGTGCAACAGCAAGAGTATCTGCTACGACAAGGTCTCATGGATCTCAACGTTCATCCCTCCTCCCGTAGACTACCCAATTAAGAGCAGTGCTGGCGCGTGGAACTTTGCCCGCGCCTTCATCACAGGCGCCTACACCAATTCCCTGTGGCAGAGGGCCAAATCCATCCTCGAGTTGGCGAAAGGTGGCCGTTAA